A single window of bacterium DNA harbors:
- a CDS encoding xanthine dehydrogenase family protein subunit M has protein sequence MKPAAFEYHAPRTIEEAVGLLAAHGDDAKVLAGGQSLVPLMNMRLARPRVIVDVNRVRGLDGLREARGVLKIGALVRQRAAERSPLVASRCPLLRDALGWVGHPQIRNRGTIGGSVAHADPAAEIPAVLAALGGEVTVRGPKGARTIRAADLFVTYLTTSIDARELLTEVRVPALPRGAGWSWMEIARRHGDFALAGVGVVLALRGGVITEARIGLTGVGPAPVRADAAERLLTGSRPSEDLWQHAADAVRSAIEPDGDLHASADYRRHVAGVLTVRALREALGRADAPPGVRRAPKTRGGSAA, from the coding sequence GTGAAGCCGGCCGCCTTCGAATACCATGCGCCCCGCACGATCGAGGAGGCGGTGGGCTTGCTCGCGGCCCACGGCGACGACGCGAAGGTGCTGGCCGGCGGCCAGAGTCTCGTCCCGCTCATGAACATGCGCCTCGCGCGTCCGCGGGTGATCGTGGACGTGAACCGCGTGCGCGGACTCGACGGGCTGCGGGAGGCGCGCGGAGTCCTGAAAATCGGCGCGCTGGTGCGCCAGCGCGCCGCGGAACGCTCCCCCCTCGTCGCGTCGCGGTGTCCGCTGCTGCGCGACGCGCTCGGCTGGGTGGGCCATCCGCAGATCCGCAACCGCGGGACGATCGGCGGCAGCGTCGCGCACGCGGATCCCGCGGCGGAGATCCCCGCGGTGCTCGCGGCCCTCGGCGGGGAAGTGACCGTGCGCGGCCCGAAGGGCGCGCGGACGATCCGCGCGGCAGACCTGTTCGTCACCTACCTCACGACGTCGATCGACGCGCGCGAGTTGCTGACCGAAGTGCGGGTCCCGGCGCTTCCCCGCGGCGCCGGCTGGTCGTGGATGGAAATCGCCCGCCGTCACGGGGACTTCGCGCTCGCGGGCGTGGGCGTGGTGCTCGCGCTCCGCGGCGGGGTGATCACCGAGGCCCGCATCGGGCTCACCGGGGTCGGACCGGCGCCCGTGCGGGCGGACGCGGCGGAGCGCCTCTTGACCGGATCCCGCCCGTCCGAAGACCTGTGGCAGCACGCCGCGGACGCGGTGCGGAGCGCGATCGAGCCGGACGGCGATCTGCACGCCTCCGCGGACTACCGGCGGCACGTCGCGGGCGTCCTGACGGTGCGGGCGCTGCGCGAGGCGCTCGGCCGTGCGGACGCGCCGCCGGGCGTGCGGCGCGCACCGAAGACGCGCGGCGGGAGCGCCGCATGA
- a CDS encoding carbon monoxide dehydrogenase subunit G, with protein MKLDGTNTLPAPVETVWNTINDPEALRRCTPGLKELTPDGPDKYKATLSIGIAAVKGTYAGTLTITDKQAPKHYKIVLEGSGGAGFMRGEGTVDLEPQGNETLLRWVGDIQVGGLIAGVGQRMLSGVGKMLIGQFFKCLEQQFGGAAGAAPANPSASGQGDR; from the coding sequence ATGAAACTCGACGGCACCAACACCCTGCCCGCGCCCGTGGAAACGGTGTGGAACACGATCAACGACCCGGAGGCGCTGCGCCGCTGCACGCCCGGGTTGAAGGAGCTCACGCCGGACGGGCCCGACAAGTACAAGGCCACGCTCTCGATCGGGATCGCGGCGGTGAAAGGCACGTACGCCGGCACGCTCACGATCACCGACAAGCAGGCGCCGAAGCACTACAAGATCGTGCTGGAGGGCTCGGGCGGCGCCGGCTTCATGAGGGGCGAAGGCACGGTCGACCTCGAGCCCCAAGGCAACGAGACGCTGCTGCGGTGGGTCGGCGACATCCAGGTGGGCGGCCTCATCGCGGGCGTCGGCCAGCGGATGCTGAGCGGCGTCGGGAAGATGCTGATCGGACAGTTCTTCAAATGCCTCGAGCAGCAGTTCGGCGGCGCCGCGGGCGCCGCGCCGGCGAATCCCTCCGCGTCGGGACAAGGGGACCGGTGA
- the cutA gene encoding aerobic carbon-monoxide dehydrogenase large subunit: MSTRYVGARIPRNEDPRLLTGRGLFVDDVQIHGLAHGAVLRSPHAHARLRRVDVRRARQAPGVLAVYTAADLGPVNGPLPKLIPHPALTHHKTQYALAPHTVRHAGEAVAFVVAESRYAAEDALDLIEVDYEPLPAVATLDAATAPGAPRVHEDMESNVCARYTQRVGDVEAALAGAPHRFAERLILDRGTASPIETRGVVAAWDARTGRLDVWDSTQAPIPIRNGLARMFGLLQESVRVIAPDVGGGFGAKVMMFYPEEILVPFAAMRLGRPVKWIEDRREHFVATNQEREQIHDAEIAVDADGRILAVRTVFLYDAGAYNPYGLIVPIVAGTTLPGPYRLPAYHCEFQAVFTNKTSVSPYRGAGRPHGVFVMERLLDRVARELGIDRADVRRRNLIPPDAFPYDVGLIYQDQAPLRYDSGNYPACLERALEMIDYAGWPARQRALRAEGRYAGLGIGCYVEGTGIGPYEGARVTVEPSGRVAVATGVGTQGQGHATSFAQLAADALGVHPRDVIVHTGDTGLFGWGTGTFASRAATVAGNAVALAANAVREKAQLVAAGILEAPAAEIELANGAAFVRGVPARAVPLGDVALAANPLRFAMPAEWDGPGLEAIRYFAPPQGTFANGVHACIVEADPETGTLVFHRYVVVHDCGRVINPTVLEGQIHGGVAQGLGGAFWEQLVYDEQAQPLSTTFMDYLLPTAADLPPIDVDHLETPSPLNPLGVKGAGEAGVIPVPAVLAQALDDALAPLGVHVTAMPLNPSRLYQMITEARRSR; the protein is encoded by the coding sequence ATGAGCACGCGCTACGTCGGCGCGCGCATCCCGCGCAACGAAGACCCCCGCCTGTTGACCGGACGCGGCCTCTTCGTCGACGACGTGCAGATCCACGGCCTCGCGCACGGCGCGGTGCTCCGCAGTCCGCACGCGCACGCCCGCCTCCGCCGCGTCGACGTCCGGCGGGCGCGGCAGGCGCCGGGCGTGCTCGCCGTGTACACGGCCGCGGACCTCGGTCCCGTGAACGGCCCGCTGCCGAAGCTGATCCCGCACCCGGCGCTTACCCACCACAAGACTCAGTACGCGCTCGCGCCCCACACGGTCCGGCACGCGGGCGAGGCCGTCGCGTTCGTCGTGGCGGAGAGCCGTTACGCGGCGGAAGACGCGCTCGACCTGATCGAGGTGGACTACGAGCCGCTGCCGGCCGTCGCGACGCTCGACGCGGCGACCGCCCCCGGGGCGCCGCGCGTGCACGAGGACATGGAGTCGAACGTCTGCGCCCGCTACACGCAGCGCGTCGGCGATGTGGAGGCGGCGCTCGCCGGCGCCCCGCACCGGTTCGCGGAGCGGCTCATCCTCGATCGCGGCACCGCCTCCCCGATCGAGACGCGCGGAGTCGTCGCCGCCTGGGACGCGCGCACCGGCCGGCTGGACGTCTGGGACAGCACGCAGGCGCCGATTCCGATCCGCAACGGGCTCGCGCGGATGTTCGGACTCTTGCAGGAGTCTGTCCGGGTCATCGCGCCCGACGTCGGCGGCGGCTTCGGCGCGAAGGTCATGATGTTCTATCCGGAGGAGATCCTCGTTCCGTTCGCCGCGATGCGCCTCGGGCGGCCCGTGAAGTGGATCGAGGACCGCCGCGAGCACTTCGTCGCGACCAACCAGGAGCGCGAGCAGATCCACGACGCGGAGATCGCGGTGGACGCGGACGGCCGCATCCTGGCGGTGCGAACGGTGTTCCTGTACGACGCCGGCGCCTACAACCCGTACGGGCTCATCGTGCCGATCGTCGCCGGCACGACGCTCCCGGGCCCGTACCGCCTCCCGGCCTACCACTGCGAGTTTCAGGCCGTGTTCACGAACAAGACCAGCGTGAGCCCCTATCGCGGGGCCGGCCGGCCGCACGGCGTGTTCGTGATGGAACGCCTCCTCGACCGCGTGGCGCGCGAGCTCGGCATCGACCGCGCCGACGTCCGCCGGCGCAACCTGATTCCGCCCGACGCGTTTCCGTACGACGTCGGCCTCATCTATCAAGATCAGGCGCCGCTCCGCTACGACAGCGGCAACTACCCGGCGTGCCTCGAGCGCGCGCTCGAGATGATCGACTACGCGGGGTGGCCGGCGCGGCAGCGGGCGCTGCGCGCGGAAGGCCGCTATGCCGGGCTCGGCATCGGCTGCTACGTCGAAGGCACGGGGATCGGCCCCTACGAGGGCGCGCGCGTGACGGTCGAGCCGTCCGGCCGCGTGGCCGTGGCGACGGGCGTCGGCACGCAGGGCCAGGGCCACGCGACGTCGTTCGCCCAGCTCGCCGCGGACGCGCTCGGCGTGCACCCGCGCGACGTGATCGTGCACACCGGCGATACGGGGTTGTTCGGGTGGGGCACCGGCACGTTCGCGAGCCGCGCCGCGACGGTGGCCGGCAACGCGGTGGCGCTCGCCGCCAACGCGGTGCGCGAAAAGGCCCAGCTCGTCGCGGCGGGCATCCTCGAAGCGCCGGCCGCCGAGATCGAGCTGGCCAACGGCGCGGCCTTTGTCCGCGGCGTGCCGGCGCGCGCGGTGCCGCTCGGCGACGTGGCGCTGGCCGCCAATCCGCTCCGCTTCGCGATGCCGGCGGAGTGGGACGGCCCGGGCCTCGAAGCGATCCGCTACTTCGCCCCGCCCCAGGGCACGTTCGCCAACGGCGTCCACGCCTGCATCGTCGAGGCCGACCCGGAGACCGGCACCCTGGTCTTCCATCGTTATGTGGTCGTGCACGACTGCGGCCGTGTGATCAACCCGACCGTGCTCGAGGGCCAGATCCACGGCGGCGTGGCGCAGGGACTCGGCGGCGCCTTCTGGGAGCAGCTGGTTTACGACGAGCAGGCGCAGCCGCTCAGCACGACCTTCATGGATTACCTGCTGCCCACGGCCGCCGACCTGCCGCCGATCGACGTCGACCACCTCGAAACGCCGTCCCCGCTCAATCCGCTCGGCGTGAAGGGCGCGGGCGAAGCCGGGGTCATCCCGGTGCCCGCGGTGCTGGCCCAGGCGCTCGACGACGCGCTCGCGCCGCTCGGCGTGCACGTGACGGCGATGCCGCTCAACCCGAGCCGGCTCTATCAGATGATCACAGAAGCACGGAGGTCCAGATGA
- a CDS encoding GIY-YIG nuclease family protein gives MNAKTPRRLHFLYLLRCGDRTYYIGYTTDPARRLAAHRAGRGARYTRGRGPVRLVALWRVATLGAALRLERRLKRLPRAIKHRLAQGFVPDGLRGVLRPAAVERRVAARVRPAR, from the coding sequence GTGAACGCGAAGACGCCGCGCCGTCTGCACTTCCTGTACCTGCTTCGCTGCGGGGACCGCACGTATTATATCGGATACACGACCGACCCCGCGCGGCGGCTGGCCGCGCATCGCGCGGGCCGCGGCGCCCGCTACACGCGCGGCCGCGGGCCGGTGCGCCTCGTGGCGCTGTGGCGCGTGGCGACGCTGGGAGCCGCGCTCCGGCTGGAGCGCCGGTTGAAGCGACTCCCGCGCGCGATCAAGCACCGGCTGGCGCAGGGTTTTGTTCCCGACGGCCTGCGGGGCGTGCTGCGGCCCGCCGCTGTGGAGCGCCGCGTGGCCGCGCGGGTCCGGCCGGCGCGATGA
- a CDS encoding glutaredoxin family protein, which translates to MIVYGKPDCTLCDKATAILERLRAEFAYRVEHVDITENADLFARYRYRIPVVAVDGREIASGIVTTPALRAALSRFPRA; encoded by the coding sequence GTGATCGTCTATGGCAAACCGGATTGCACGCTCTGCGACAAGGCGACCGCGATTCTCGAGCGCCTCCGCGCGGAATTTGCCTACCGGGTCGAGCACGTGGACATCACCGAGAATGCCGACCTGTTTGCGCGCTACCGGTACCGGATTCCCGTCGTGGCGGTCGACGGCCGCGAGATCGCGAGCGGCATCGTCACGACGCCGGCCTTGCGGGCGGCGTTGAGCCGCTTCCCGCGCGCGTAA
- a CDS encoding DUF302 domain-containing protein, with product MAVQTRYGFGTNVGLAYPEAVTRTVALLKDEGFGVLTQIDVQKTLKEKLGVEFRRYVILGACNPPLAHRALQAEREIGLILPCNIIVYEDGERSVVSVMDPIPALGLVGNEALRPIAEDAAARLHRVIDKLGSETAGLTTGAAAPTAPPRP from the coding sequence ATGGCCGTGCAGACGCGGTACGGATTTGGGACGAACGTCGGCCTCGCGTACCCCGAGGCCGTGACGCGTACGGTTGCGCTGCTGAAGGACGAAGGATTCGGCGTGCTCACCCAGATCGACGTGCAGAAAACGCTCAAAGAAAAGCTCGGCGTCGAGTTCCGGAGGTATGTGATCCTCGGCGCCTGCAACCCGCCGCTGGCGCACCGCGCCCTTCAGGCGGAACGCGAGATCGGCCTCATTCTACCGTGCAATATCATCGTCTATGAAGACGGGGAACGTTCGGTCGTGTCGGTCATGGATCCCATTCCGGCCCTCGGTTTGGTCGGAAACGAGGCTCTCCGGCCCATCGCCGAGGATGCCGCGGCGCGCCTGCACCGGGTGATCGACAAGCTGGGATCGGAAACCGCCGGCCTCACGACGGGGGCCGCCGCCCCTACGGCCCCGCCACGACCGTGA
- a CDS encoding MoxR family ATPase, whose amino-acid sequence MAQAVRYPEGFGGIPQIVEILARQGYIADRELATSVHLSVVLHKPLLIEGAAGVGKTEVAKVMAQAIGTDLIRLQCYEGLDVHTALYEWNYQRQMLRIKLEEATGRPVEEKESLIFSEPFLLKRPLLQAITAEHAPVLLIDEVDRADEEFEAFLLEVLSDFQVSIPEIGTIRARQVPFVVLTSNRTRELSDALRRRCLYLWMDYPNFDKELRIVHERVPDIDERLARQICGFMQLVRQAPLDKIPGVAETLDWSAALMALHRDHLDPQAITETLGCLCKDQEDLVRVKSQFLRPILDAVESVEASGDGWTPERTASLAAQLPQR is encoded by the coding sequence GTGGCACAAGCGGTACGGTACCCGGAGGGTTTCGGGGGCATCCCCCAGATCGTCGAGATCCTGGCCCGGCAGGGCTATATCGCCGACCGGGAACTCGCGACGTCGGTGCACCTCAGCGTGGTGCTCCACAAGCCGCTCTTGATCGAGGGCGCGGCCGGGGTCGGCAAGACCGAGGTCGCCAAGGTCATGGCGCAGGCGATCGGCACGGATCTCATCCGTCTGCAGTGCTATGAGGGGCTCGACGTCCACACCGCGCTCTACGAGTGGAACTACCAGCGGCAGATGCTGCGGATCAAACTCGAAGAGGCGACCGGCCGTCCGGTTGAGGAAAAAGAGTCGCTGATCTTCAGCGAGCCGTTTCTGCTGAAGCGGCCGCTGCTGCAGGCGATCACCGCGGAGCACGCGCCGGTGCTGCTGATCGACGAGGTGGACCGCGCGGACGAGGAGTTCGAGGCGTTCCTTCTCGAGGTGCTCTCCGACTTCCAGGTCAGCATCCCGGAGATCGGTACGATTCGCGCCCGGCAGGTGCCGTTCGTCGTGTTGACCAGCAACCGCACCCGCGAGCTCAGCGACGCGCTGCGCCGGCGCTGTCTCTACCTTTGGATGGACTATCCGAACTTCGACAAAGAGCTGCGGATCGTGCACGAGCGCGTCCCGGACATCGACGAGCGCTTGGCCCGGCAGATCTGCGGCTTCATGCAACTGGTGCGCCAGGCGCCGCTCGACAAGATTCCGGGCGTCGCGGAGACGCTCGACTGGAGCGCGGCGCTCATGGCACTGCACCGCGACCACCTCGATCCGCAGGCGATCACGGAGACCCTCGGCTGCCTGTGCAAGGATCAAGAGGACCTCGTCCGCGTGAAGAGCCAGTTTCTGCGTCCGATCCTCGACGCGGTGGAGTCCGTGGAGGCGAGCGGCGATGGATGGACGCCCGAGCGAACCGCCTCGCTCGCAGCCCAGCTTCCTCAGCGCTGA